A single window of Nasonia vitripennis strain AsymCx chromosome 4, Nvit_psr_1.1, whole genome shotgun sequence DNA harbors:
- the LOC100116082 gene encoding WD repeat-containing protein 60, translating to MSSKGAIKKTTTESRSHTKSQDIKKTRPTRASSQDEEKKEKRKEPQIIDARAAGDRKSRTGAALAKKNLLPDKNPVKLKQLKQKGLATSKPSSHEFASGATKKPLPPKSKSESSSETTAPKVKGSVSKTTKDKVQAQYNEKRGESSRYVPKDAATKLKETTSSERRRRSKEKSSMPKSSEKPSTSNSSEKPSTSRSSAKASTSKAPDKTLPRHSSRERKRSRTLSPSEVKVLHSPNQKEDSKYKKGEEEDAKNAEDEEYNYEDDFEEYESDFEEYISDSQIDEESDSLPDLYLEPIVLRTEEKKRTINSADIRTRHEEESMLDSGHYELTEAKKRAAMVESLMATRMKTPPPPPEVKDPANHSYREEKQSENKSLPSSTDEGFEDARSGDFTKSPPMSQISVLSPKKPKVKRVVEEPPKILTRGQLLMSMIKLDTVELSLFESPPISYEEFIRSYGTLNTQQISTQTNEDNLDVETQTDTSEVENKWTQFPVKCKNNLETIEDVRLFKIEQMGVGGDKPDYNALLTNPLYDTLKLNEFLSKAGKVVLALLEEKEFGGNILQSETHEFPFSEGFIKLSVSSLSFLCGRQVSMLHYSEMNNKILMSIHAPVNEKIEPSCKQDYIMDSCIGCVWNVNEPSRPIKLFYSQSPITACCFHCTNHNIVFAGLQDGTVCLWDLREEETWHQRIIDKVNEMDWVVRTPTYTTAGNWEVEAHMSSVVAIRIISRLGHDEAETLSEKFVSIQICTLDEEGRLIIWSVLRNLSTNSDDLGLTQWGKVKLIKSQEVSLFAKRNAMNDMKKEFVDMNVDNVDSNNLYLATNDTNILYANCIGGRNGTPYYKINEMDSCGSTTCIEVCPFKQSYFFAGCKDGSIRLHTLNIETPLLKFKDEDSSAGIKSIQWSKSKPLTVYVLDEYSRIVVWDLSNSDIHPTHTVSTKSWGYVKCMRLSPCNTSRDMLNQYMALGTDTGNVEVHKLRKDFYFSQQDDFLQEMNTFLRYVSIL from the exons ATGTCGAGCAAG GGCGCGATTAAGAAGACGACTACGGAATCGCGAAGCCACACCAAGAGCCAGGATATCAAGAAGACCAGGCCGACACGTGCGTCGAGTCAGGATGAGgagaagaaggaaaagagAAAGGAACCGCAGATAATCGACGCCAGAGCCGCCGGAGACAGGAAGAGCAGAACCGGAGCTGCTCTGGCCAAGAAAAATCTGTTGCCGGACAAGAACCCCGTAAAGCTCAAGCAGCTCAAGCAGAAAGGACTGGCCACGTCCAAGCCGAGCTCTCATGAGTTTGCTTCTGGTGCTACGAAGAAACCGCTGCCTCCTAAGAGCAAATCTGAAAGTTCTAGCGAGACCACTGCTCCCAAAGTGAAAGGCAGCGTTTCAAAGACTACCAAAGATAAGGTACAGGCCCAGTACAACGAGAAGCGGGGAGAAAGCTCTAGGTATGTTCCAAAAGATGCAGCCACTAAGCTTAAAGAAACTACGTCATCGGAGAGGAGGAGGCGGAGCAAGGAGAAATCATCGATGCCCAAAAGTTCAGAAAAACCTTCAACCTCTAATAGTTCGGAAAAACCCTCAACCTCCAGAAGTTCTGCCAAAGCTTCAACGTCGAAAGCTCCTGACAAAACACTGCCAAGGCATTCTTCGAGGGAAAGGAAGAGATCCAGAACATTGAGCCCAAGTGAGGTCAAAGTTTTGCATTCACCGAATCAAAAAGAAGATTCCAAATATAAAAAgggcgaagaagaagatgcAAAGAATGCAGAGGATGAAGAGTACAACTACGAAGATGATTTTGAG GAATATGAATCCGATTTTGAAGAATACATAAGCGACTCTCAGATTGATGAGGAATCCGACAGTTTACCAGATTTATATCTGGAACCCATTGTATTACGTACTGAGGAAAAG AAGAGAACAATCAACAGTGCAGATATTCGAACCAGACACGAAGAAGAAAGTATGCTGGATTCCGGACATTATGAGCTGACTGAGGCAAAGAAAAGAGCAGCGATGGTTGAGTCACTAATGGCAACTAGAATGAAAACACCTCCACCTCCGCCAGAAGTCAAAGATCCAGCTAACCATTCGTATAG GGAGGAAAAGCAGTCTGAAAACAAATCTTTGCCATCCTCGACTGACGAAGGATTCGAGGACGCGCGTTCTGGTGATTTTACAAAATCACCTCCAATGTCACAAATTTCTGTTTTGAGTCCAAAGAAACCGAAGGTGAAGAGAGTCGTTGAGGAGCCACCGAAAATTCTCACCAGAGGTCAACTTTTGATGTCTATGATCAAACTTGACACCGTAGAATTGTCTTTATTTGAATCACCACCAATATCATACGAAGAATTTATTCGAAGTTATGGAACTTTGAATACTCAACAG ATATCTACGCAAACAAACGAAGATAATCTCGATGTAGAAACTCAGACTGATACAAGTGAGGTTGAAAACAAATGGACACAATTTCCAGTCAAGtgtaaaaacaatttagaAACGATCGAGGATGTGAGATTGTTTAAAATTGAGCAAATGGGTGTCGGCGGTGATAAGCCAGATTACAATGCATTATTAACTAATCCGTTATATGATACATTGAAACTCAATGAATTCTTGAGTAAAGCTGGAAAGGTTGTACTAGCTTTATTAGAAGAGAAAGAATTCGGTGGAAACATTCTCCAAAGCGAAACGCACGAATTTCCGTTTAGCGAAGGATTTATTAAACTGTCTGTTAGTTCGTTGTCTTTTTTATGTGGCAGACAAGTTAGCATGCTACATTATTCAGAAATGAATAACAAAATTCTCATGAGTATCCATGCTCCTGTTAATGag AAAATCGAACCTTCGTGTAAGCAAGATTACATAATGGATTCCTGCATTGGTTGTGTTTGGAATGTAAACGAACCGTCAAGGCCGATCAAACTTTTTTACTCGCAAAGTCCTATTACGGCCTGTTGCTTCCATTGTACAAATCATAACATTGTTTTCGCGGGACTTCAAGATGG AACCGTTTGTCTTTGGGATTTACGGGAAGAGGAAACTTGGCATCAAAGAATCATAGACAAGGTCAACGAAATGGACTGGGTCGTAAGAACTCCGACGTATACAACGGCTGGAAATTGGGAGGTTGAAGCTCATATGTCTTCTGTAGTGGCTATTCGGATCATCTCAAGATTGGGACACGATGAAGCCGAAACTCTGAGCGAGAAATTCGTTTCTATTCAGATTTGCACTTTAGACGAAGAAGGACGTTTAATTATTTGGAGTGTTTTGCGCAATCTGAGTACGAACTCTGATGATCTCGGTTTAACGCAGTGGGGCAAAGTGAAACTAATAAAAAGCCAAGAAGTGTCTTTATTCGCAAAAAGGAATGCGATGAACGATATGAAGAAAGAATTTGTTGACATGAACGTCGATAACGTCGACAGTAATAATTTGTACTTGGCTACTAACGATACCAATATTTTGTACGCAAATTGTATTGGAGGGAGAAACGGCACAccttattacaaaataaatgagATGG ATTCCTGCGGCAGTACAACTTGTATCGAAGTCTGTCCTTTCAAACAATCTTACTTCTTC GCTGGATGCAAAGATGGAAGTATCAGACTGCATACCCTCAATATAGAAACGCCTCTTTTAAAGTTCAAAGACGAAGACAGCTCTGCTGGAATCAAAAGTATTCAGTGGTCAAAATCAAAACCATTGACTGTCTATGTTCTAGATGAATATTCTAG AATCGTCGTTTGGGATCTAAGCAACAGTGATATTCATCCAACTCATACAGTTTCAACAAAAAGTTGGGGCTATGTGAAATGCATGAGGTTATCACCTTGTAATACCAGTCGCGATATGTTGAATCAGTATATG GctcttggaactgatactGGAAACGTGGAAGTTCACAAACTGAGAAAGGATTTCTACTTTTCACAGCAGGATGATTTCCTGCAAGAAATGAACACGTTTTTACGATAtgtttcaattttataa